The following are encoded together in the Flavobacteriales bacterium genome:
- a CDS encoding T9SS type A sorting domain-containing protein — translation MHLSNQCQTPAFYACIVSITFGQHLLHTMFKHIIIPFFAVATIVAVSTQMANGQTFEDRRQQYIDSALTNFNGDAITIQAYEGVTVDQGELDSIYSALQTRSTSDFTIVKLIRVMMLSNGAYDSQIIPPLNSVPYWINYEDTVRNYWSENHMIMWMSSDWIMHEYTGRPADATLEARLKHYLQLKIDYGFYEFFSSTYSPYCLSGLLNLADFAQDPQIKDMATQASKKLLKEILMLANDQGSFFPAAGRNYVSKYENPFGQNHNSLIYLLTGLGPAPSNASHAGGFLATSSIDFSDITDSWVANLDTIMSVGHTLEEGFVINQSMSSVDKTVFQWSSGAYFHPEVITQTVTLLEDSNLWNQVDFSILQPLSGFPLQQYPSIAEGLSAASKSTVICGEDVAVFKNQSVTLSSIQDFWKGKVGYQEWPVVANVGVTAVFSASGPVTADWKDHDHDHASMHLPYVEQSHNVALVMYRPEPVSPILPFQGTDVALHWPDTAFSEIVEDGLWLIGKQDDNYVAARRSCIGEINGHRACPTNGGQTWVFVVGNDAMYSSFSNFQNLVSQSQYEETWTTDANGDSTYYASIQFDTISIDYTWGPLVHTGIEEATQNESFRMWPNPATETLTIDLSEFEKSVAISVVNNLGQVVYSKNVATVQNQFTLPVSDWSHGIYSVTVRDEKKVATQRLVKQ, via the coding sequence ATGCATTTGTCAAACCAATGTCAAACACCTGCTTTCTATGCATGCATTGTTTCCATTACATTCGGGCAACATTTACTTCACACCATGTTCAAACACATCATCATTCCGTTTTTTGCGGTCGCAACGATCGTAGCCGTATCAACTCAAATGGCCAATGGACAAACATTTGAAGACCGTAGGCAACAATACATCGACAGCGCTCTGACCAATTTCAATGGCGATGCCATTACAATTCAGGCCTACGAAGGTGTAACGGTCGACCAAGGGGAACTGGACAGTATCTATTCGGCATTACAAACACGTTCAACCAGCGATTTCACCATTGTTAAACTGATTCGCGTGATGATGCTTAGCAACGGAGCGTACGATTCGCAGATCATCCCGCCATTGAATTCTGTCCCATATTGGATCAATTACGAAGACACCGTCCGGAACTATTGGTCGGAGAACCACATGATCATGTGGATGAGTTCCGATTGGATCATGCACGAGTACACAGGACGCCCGGCCGATGCCACATTGGAAGCGCGGTTGAAGCATTACCTGCAACTGAAGATCGATTACGGATTCTACGAATTCTTCTCCTCCACTTACAGTCCATACTGTCTGAGCGGACTGCTGAACCTGGCCGATTTTGCGCAGGATCCACAGATAAAAGACATGGCCACACAGGCCAGCAAAAAGTTGCTGAAGGAGATCCTGATGCTTGCGAACGACCAAGGTTCCTTCTTTCCGGCCGCTGGCCGAAACTACGTCAGCAAGTATGAGAATCCGTTTGGGCAAAACCACAACAGCCTCATCTATTTACTTACAGGTCTCGGGCCCGCACCTTCAAACGCTTCGCACGCAGGCGGATTCTTGGCAACCAGTTCTATCGACTTTTCAGACATCACCGATTCATGGGTTGCAAATCTTGATACGATCATGTCGGTCGGCCACACGCTGGAGGAAGGATTTGTGATCAACCAGTCGATGAGTTCCGTTGATAAAACGGTTTTCCAATGGAGTTCGGGAGCCTACTTTCACCCAGAAGTGATCACGCAAACGGTGACGCTTTTGGAGGATTCAAATCTGTGGAATCAGGTGGATTTTTCCATTTTACAACCGCTGTCCGGCTTCCCTCTTCAACAGTACCCCAGCATTGCGGAAGGACTGAGTGCTGCTTCGAAAAGCACGGTGATCTGTGGTGAAGATGTGGCGGTTTTCAAGAACCAAAGCGTTACGCTATCTTCTATTCAGGATTTTTGGAAAGGGAAGGTCGGGTACCAGGAATGGCCCGTTGTGGCCAACGTTGGCGTGACCGCTGTTTTCAGTGCTTCTGGCCCGGTGACCGCTGATTGGAAAGATCACGACCATGACCACGCAAGCATGCACCTACCGTATGTGGAACAGTCGCATAACGTAGCACTCGTCATGTATCGGCCTGAACCTGTTTCTCCGATTCTTCCTTTTCAGGGAACGGATGTTGCGTTACATTGGCCAGACACAGCTTTCAGCGAAATTGTGGAAGATGGTCTATGGCTCATTGGCAAACAGGACGACAATTATGTGGCTGCCAGAAGAAGTTGCATTGGCGAGATAAACGGACATCGGGCATGCCCGACAAATGGCGGACAAACGTGGGTCTTTGTGGTAGGAAACGATGCGATGTACAGCAGTTTCAGCAATTTCCAAAATCTGGTCTCGCAGTCGCAATATGAAGAAACATGGACCACCGATGCAAATGGCGATTCGACCTACTACGCCAGCATCCAGTTCGACACCATTTCCATTGATTACACTTGGGGGCCGTTGGTACATACTGGAATTGAGGAAGCGACCCAAAACGAATCATTCCGTATGTGGCCGAACCCAGCCACGGAAACACTTACCATCGATCTTAGTGAGTTTGAAAAATCAGTTGCTATTTCTGTGGTGAACAACCTTGGACAGGTGGTTTACTCCAAAAACGTTGCTACCGTTCAGAACCAGTTCACATTACCTGTATCTGACTGGAGCCATGGCATTTACTCGGTCACCGTTCGGGATGAGAAGAAAGTGGCTACACAGCGGTTGGTGAAGCAGTAG
- a CDS encoding SUMF1/EgtB/PvdO family nonheme iron enzyme — MILKRHFLATETQISTEVFTDEKQDFLCHFCAFCVSVAISFPKENLFVSLRLCVPTFFLFSFFIFTASAQTETIQLNDTVSLELVFVEGGTFVMGSDEGKRDARPAHEVSLNDFYIGKFELTQEQWIAVMGYNPSEIPCMKCPLNDMSWEQLMDFLAKLNQLTGKKFRLPTEAEWEYAAQGGKQTKGYRYSGSNNIEEVAWLKENGNDQQHEVGLLKPNELGLYDMNGNAWELCQDWYDRKFYQRSPKDNPVNTEKAKLRVSRGASWMSGPDYCLRWYRNTDHWHHNRGNGGFRLVMEL, encoded by the coding sequence ATGATTTTGAAAAGACATTTTTTAGCCACAGAAACACAGATTTCCACAGAGGTTTTCACAGATGAAAAACAAGATTTTCTGTGTCATTTCTGCGCATTCTGTGTCTCTGTGGCCATTTCTTTTCCGAAGGAAAATCTCTTTGTTTCTCTGCGGCTCTGTGTGCCTACTTTTTTCCTTTTCTCCTTTTTCATTTTTACTGCATCCGCGCAAACGGAAACCATTCAACTCAACGACACGGTTTCATTGGAATTGGTCTTCGTGGAAGGCGGCACATTCGTCATGGGAAGTGATGAGGGCAAACGCGATGCCCGACCAGCCCACGAGGTCAGTCTCAACGATTTCTACATCGGGAAATTTGAATTGACGCAGGAACAATGGATTGCTGTAATGGGCTACAATCCGAGTGAAATTCCATGCATGAAATGCCCGTTGAACGATATGAGCTGGGAACAATTGATGGACTTTCTCGCGAAGCTGAATCAACTCACAGGAAAGAAATTCCGATTACCGACCGAGGCCGAATGGGAATACGCAGCGCAAGGCGGCAAACAGACCAAAGGTTATCGCTACAGCGGAAGCAACAACATTGAAGAGGTCGCTTGGCTCAAAGAAAATGGAAACGATCAGCAACATGAGGTTGGTCTGCTGAAACCTAATGAACTCGGACTGTACGACATGAACGGAAACGCTTGGGAACTCTGCCAAGATTGGTATGACAGGAAGTTCTATCAGCGCAGCCCGAAAGACAATCCCGTGAACACGGAAAAAGCAAAATTGCGGGTATCCAGAGGTGCATCATGGATGAGCGGGCCAGATTACTGTTTGCGCTGGTATCGAAATACCGACCATTGGCATCATAACCGTGGCAACGGTGGTTTCCGTTTGGTAATGGAACTCTGA
- the sufS gene encoding SufS family cysteine desulfurase, with protein sequence MSETLVDIESIRAQFPILQREVNGKPLIYFDNGATSQKPQSVIDAITHYYEHENSNIHRGVHTLSQEATSAYEDVRKKVQKFINAEHDHEIIFTSGTTGGINLVASSFGENLVRKGDEILITAMEHHSNIVPWQMLCERKGAHLKVVPISKEGELDLEEYERLIGPKTELISLVHVSNSLGTINPIKKMIDIAHAQNIPVLIDGAQAIHHTPVDVRELDCDFYVFSSHKMYGPTGVGILYGKEELLNDMAPYQGGGDMIKNVTFEKTIYNDLPHKFEAGTPNIAGGIGLGAAIDFINSIGYDFIMQHEAELSRFATSQLRDIKGLRFIGTAKERAGLVSFVLDGIHPYDTGVILDKLGLALRTGHHCTQPVMTFFEVPGTVRASFAVYNTKQEVIRLVEGIERVKRMF encoded by the coding sequence ATGAGCGAGACGCTGGTGGATATTGAAAGCATACGGGCGCAGTTCCCAATTCTACAAAGAGAGGTCAACGGCAAGCCGCTGATCTACTTCGACAACGGGGCAACTTCACAGAAACCGCAGTCGGTCATTGATGCAATCACCCACTATTACGAGCACGAGAACAGCAACATTCACCGTGGTGTGCATACGCTGAGCCAAGAGGCGACTTCGGCCTACGAGGACGTACGTAAAAAGGTGCAGAAATTCATCAATGCCGAGCACGACCACGAGATCATTTTCACTTCAGGAACCACGGGCGGCATCAACTTGGTGGCCAGTTCGTTTGGAGAAAACCTTGTTAGAAAAGGCGATGAAATTCTTATCACCGCCATGGAGCACCACAGTAATATCGTGCCGTGGCAAATGCTTTGCGAGCGGAAAGGCGCACACCTTAAAGTGGTGCCGATCAGCAAGGAAGGTGAACTCGATCTGGAGGAATACGAGCGGTTGATCGGACCGAAAACCGAGCTCATTTCGTTGGTGCATGTTTCCAACTCTTTGGGCACCATCAACCCGATCAAAAAGATGATCGATATTGCGCATGCGCAGAACATTCCTGTGTTGATTGATGGTGCGCAGGCCATTCACCACACGCCAGTGGATGTTCGAGAATTGGATTGCGATTTCTACGTCTTTTCATCACACAAAATGTATGGCCCGACAGGTGTCGGAATTCTCTACGGCAAGGAAGAATTGCTGAACGATATGGCGCCTTATCAGGGTGGTGGCGATATGATCAAGAATGTGACGTTCGAGAAGACGATCTACAACGACCTTCCGCACAAATTCGAGGCGGGAACGCCCAATATTGCAGGCGGAATTGGATTGGGCGCGGCCATCGATTTCATCAACAGTATCGGTTACGATTTTATCATGCAACACGAAGCTGAACTGTCACGATTTGCCACTAGTCAATTGCGCGACATCAAAGGTTTGCGGTTCATCGGCACGGCCAAAGAACGTGCGGGTTTGGTTTCGTTTGTATTGGATGGCATTCATCCGTACGACACGGGTGTGATCTTGGATAAACTGGGTCTTGCGTTGCGAACGGGACATCATTGCACGCAGCCCGTCATGACCTTTTTTGAAGTGCCAGGAACCGTACGCGCGTCATTTGCGGTGTACAACACGAAACAAGAAGTCATCCGACTTGTTGAAGGAATAGAGCGTGTTAAAAGAATGTTTTAA
- the erpA gene encoding iron-sulfur cluster insertion protein ErpA, producing the protein MITVSESAKKKAVSLMEEDGKNPMEAFIRVGVKGGGCSGLSYELTFDTDLKEDDKVFENNGIKVVVDKKSFLYLIGTELDYSGGLNGKGFVFNNPNASRTCGCGESFAV; encoded by the coding sequence ATGATAACAGTTTCAGAAAGCGCAAAAAAGAAGGCGGTAAGCCTGATGGAAGAAGATGGTAAAAACCCCATGGAGGCATTTATTCGTGTGGGTGTGAAAGGCGGTGGTTGTTCGGGACTTTCGTACGAACTGACCTTCGACACCGACCTGAAAGAGGACGATAAGGTGTTTGAGAACAACGGAATCAAGGTAGTGGTTGATAAGAAAAGCTTCCTATACCTCATCGGAACCGAGTTGGATTATTCGGGCGGATTGAACGGAAAAGGCTTCGTTTTCAATAACCCGAATGCCAGCAGAACCTGTGGCTGTGGTGAGAGCTTCGCGGTTTAA
- the sufC gene encoding Fe-S cluster assembly ATPase SufC: MSLLSIKNLKARVEEKDILKGFNLEVNPGEVHAIMGPNGSGKSTLASVLAGNESYEVTDGEVEFDGKDLLDMEPEERAREGLFLAFQYPVEIPGVSNVNFMKSAVAEIRKHRGLEPFEAKDFLAYMKQKKELVELSGNLAGRSVNEGFSGGEKKRNEIFQMAMLEPKLAILDETDSGLDIDALRIVANGVNKLKSKNNAFIVITHYQRLLDYIVPDFVHVLYNGRIVRSGTKELALELEEKGYDWIKDEVAAEA; the protein is encoded by the coding sequence ATGAGTTTACTGAGTATCAAAAACCTGAAAGCCCGTGTAGAGGAGAAGGACATCCTCAAAGGGTTCAACTTGGAAGTAAATCCAGGTGAAGTGCATGCCATTATGGGACCCAACGGTTCTGGAAAGAGCACGTTGGCTTCCGTTCTCGCAGGAAATGAGAGCTACGAAGTAACCGATGGCGAAGTCGAGTTTGATGGGAAAGACCTGTTGGACATGGAGCCAGAAGAGCGTGCTCGCGAAGGGCTGTTCTTGGCATTCCAGTATCCTGTGGAAATTCCTGGCGTGAGCAACGTGAATTTCATGAAATCTGCGGTGGCAGAGATCAGAAAGCACCGTGGTCTTGAGCCATTCGAAGCCAAAGACTTTCTCGCTTACATGAAGCAGAAAAAGGAATTGGTCGAGTTGAGTGGAAACTTGGCTGGCCGTTCGGTAAACGAAGGTTTTTCGGGCGGTGAGAAGAAGCGAAACGAGATCTTCCAAATGGCGATGCTCGAACCGAAGTTGGCCATCTTGGATGAAACGGACAGCGGCCTCGATATTGACGCACTTCGTATCGTTGCAAACGGTGTGAACAAGCTCAAATCGAAGAACAACGCTTTCATCGTCATTACGCACTATCAAAGACTTTTAGATTACATCGTACCTGATTTTGTTCATGTGTTGTACAACGGCAGAATTGTACGTTCGGGCACAAAGGAATTGGCGCTTGAGTTGGAAGAAAAAGGCTACGATTGGATCAAGGACGAAGTAGCGGCAGAAGCATGA
- the rnhA gene encoding ribonuclease HI, which translates to MENAPIVIYTDGSALGNPGPGGYGIVLSFKNQYKEVSQGYRLTTNNRMELLAIIVALEMLKVSDREVIIYSDSKYVIDSVTKGWVFGWVKKGFKGKKNADLWKRFLQIYPKNKVRFQWVKGHANIPGNERCDKLAVAASNDKKNHLVDEGYEAENTESGLF; encoded by the coding sequence TTGGAAAACGCTCCGATAGTGATCTACACCGATGGTTCGGCCTTGGGAAATCCAGGTCCAGGCGGTTACGGAATCGTGCTTTCTTTCAAGAACCAGTACAAGGAGGTTTCGCAGGGCTATCGCCTGACGACCAATAATCGCATGGAGCTGCTGGCCATCATCGTGGCGTTGGAAATGCTGAAGGTCTCCGACCGCGAGGTGATCATCTATTCCGACAGCAAATACGTGATCGATAGCGTGACCAAAGGTTGGGTTTTCGGTTGGGTGAAGAAGGGTTTCAAAGGCAAGAAGAACGCTGATCTGTGGAAACGTTTTCTGCAGATCTATCCGAAGAATAAGGTCAGATTCCAGTGGGTAAAGGGCCACGCGAATATTCCTGGAAACGAGCGCTGCGATAAACTGGCGGTTGCAGCGTCAAACGACAAGAAAAACCACTTGGTGGATGAAGGCTATGAGGCCGAAAACACCGAAAGCGGACTTTTCTGA
- a CDS encoding YicC family protein, with protein MILSMTGFGKAQGNYKHTTYTAEVRSVNSKQLDLNLRLNSALRDQEMELRKNLASELVRGKVDIAVYAEGVSEDKLLSVNQELFDRYAEMLKGAAVKQGLDQSSLLANVLKLPEVLQSERKEKEQEEIDLAISVLMEAVKRFQEFRSTEGQELRLDLTDRLNNIRTLMTQVEQFEGERIETVRQRMMDRFEELKEKVTLDESRLESELMYYIEKFDVTEEKVRLTSHLKYFEETMNSDEAAGRKLGFIAQEMGREINTLGSKANHAEIQRIVVQMKDELEKIKEQVLNVL; from the coding sequence ATGATCCTATCAATGACAGGCTTCGGCAAGGCGCAGGGCAATTATAAGCATACTACGTACACGGCCGAGGTCCGCTCGGTAAATAGCAAACAACTCGACCTCAATCTGAGGCTCAATTCCGCGCTCCGCGATCAGGAAATGGAATTGCGCAAAAACCTTGCGTCCGAGTTGGTCCGAGGCAAGGTGGATATCGCGGTTTACGCAGAAGGCGTGAGTGAGGATAAGTTGCTTTCAGTCAATCAGGAGTTGTTCGACCGCTACGCAGAAATGTTGAAAGGTGCTGCCGTCAAGCAAGGGTTGGATCAGAGTTCGCTTTTGGCGAATGTGCTGAAGTTGCCAGAAGTGCTTCAATCGGAAAGAAAGGAGAAGGAGCAGGAAGAGATTGACCTTGCCATTAGCGTACTGATGGAAGCCGTGAAACGTTTTCAGGAATTCCGTTCAACCGAAGGGCAAGAATTGAGATTGGACCTGACCGACCGACTGAATAACATCAGAACGCTGATGACTCAGGTGGAACAGTTCGAAGGTGAGCGCATCGAAACCGTGCGTCAGCGCATGATGGACCGCTTTGAGGAACTCAAGGAGAAAGTGACGTTGGACGAAAGCCGTTTGGAGTCGGAACTGATGTACTACATCGAGAAATTTGATGTGACTGAAGAAAAGGTTCGTCTCACTTCGCATCTCAAATATTTCGAGGAGACCATGAATTCCGATGAGGCTGCAGGCCGCAAACTCGGCTTCATTGCACAGGAAATGGGTCGTGAGATCAACACGCTTGGTTCCAAAGCCAATCACGCAGAAATTCAACGCATCGTGGTTCAGATGAAAGACGAGCTCGAAAAGATCAAAGAGCAAGTGCTGAATGTGCTTTGA
- the sufB gene encoding Fe-S cluster assembly protein SufB: protein MAEQNTLLKEFTEKEYEYGWSIDIEADQLPKGLNEEIVRAISTKKNEPKWLTEWRLKAFRYWLTMEEPTWAHVKYPKIDFQDIIYYSAPKKKPEIGSLDEVDEELLATFEKLGISLEEQKRLLNVAGSNVAVDAVFDSVSVKTTFQETLREKGIIFCSFSEAVQNHPDLVKKYLGSVVPYTDNYYATLNSAVFSDGSFCYIPKGVRCPMELSTYFRINAMNTGQFERTLVIADEDSYVSYLEGCTAPQRDENQLHAAVVELVALKGAEIKYSTVQNWFPGDKNGKGGIYNFVTKRGICAGDYAKISWTQVETGSAVTWKYPSTILKGDNTIGEFYSVAVTNNYQQADTGTKMIHLGKNTKSTVISKGISAGKSNNSYRGLVRIGKNATNARNFSQCDSLLLSDTSGAHTFPYIECGNKTAKVEHEATTSKVGEDQIFYCNQRGLDTEQAIGLIVNGYCKEVLNKLPMEFAVEAQKLLSVSLEGSVG, encoded by the coding sequence ATGGCAGAGCAGAACACGTTACTGAAGGAATTCACCGAGAAGGAATACGAGTACGGTTGGAGCATCGACATTGAGGCCGATCAGCTTCCGAAAGGGCTCAACGAGGAGATCGTTCGTGCAATTTCCACCAAGAAGAATGAGCCCAAGTGGCTGACCGAATGGCGATTGAAAGCGTTCCGCTATTGGTTGACGATGGAAGAGCCGACTTGGGCGCATGTCAAGTATCCGAAGATCGATTTTCAGGACATTATCTATTACTCGGCACCGAAGAAAAAGCCAGAGATCGGCAGTTTGGATGAAGTGGACGAGGAACTGCTTGCCACATTCGAAAAGCTGGGAATTTCGCTCGAAGAGCAGAAACGATTGTTGAATGTGGCAGGTTCGAATGTGGCGGTTGATGCCGTGTTCGATAGTGTGTCGGTGAAGACCACTTTTCAGGAAACGCTGCGCGAAAAAGGCATCATTTTTTGCTCGTTCAGCGAAGCAGTTCAGAACCATCCCGATTTGGTGAAAAAGTACCTCGGAAGTGTGGTTCCGTACACGGACAACTATTACGCAACACTCAATTCGGCCGTATTCTCAGACGGTTCGTTCTGCTACATCCCGAAAGGCGTGCGTTGCCCGATGGAACTTTCCACATACTTCCGCATCAATGCGATGAACACAGGGCAGTTCGAGCGAACACTGGTCATTGCAGATGAGGATAGCTACGTAAGTTATCTGGAAGGTTGCACTGCACCGCAGCGCGATGAAAATCAGCTACATGCAGCGGTTGTGGAACTGGTGGCATTGAAAGGTGCGGAGATCAAGTATTCAACTGTTCAGAACTGGTTCCCAGGCGATAAGAACGGAAAAGGCGGCATCTACAACTTCGTAACGAAGCGTGGCATATGTGCGGGCGATTACGCGAAGATTTCTTGGACGCAGGTGGAAACGGGTAGTGCCGTTACTTGGAAATATCCGTCAACGATCCTGAAAGGTGATAACACCATCGGAGAATTCTACTCCGTGGCCGTGACGAACAACTACCAGCAGGCAGATACGGGAACCAAAATGATCCACTTGGGAAAGAATACCAAGAGCACGGTCATCAGTAAAGGAATTTCGGCAGGGAAGAGCAACAACTCGTACCGCGGATTGGTGCGAATTGGGAAGAACGCGACCAATGCGCGCAACTTCTCGCAATGCGATTCGCTGCTACTGAGCGACACGAGCGGGGCGCATACGTTCCCGTACATCGAATGCGGAAATAAGACCGCAAAAGTGGAGCACGAAGCCACCACAAGCAAGGTGGGCGAAGACCAGATTTTCTACTGTAATCAGCGTGGTTTGGACACCGAGCAGGCCATCGGCCTCATCGTGAATGGATATTGTAAAGAAGTGTTGAACAAGTTACCGATGGAGTTTGCCGTGGAAGCGCAAAAACTGCTGTCGGTCTCCTTGGAAGGCAGCGTTGGATAA
- a CDS encoding SufE family protein, whose amino-acid sequence MIALTTIEEKEQEIIEEFSLFDDWMDKYEHIIGLGKELPLIEESLKTDDLLIKGCQSRVWLHAKLENSKVIFTADSDAIITKGIINLLIRVLSGEKPDDIVNADMTFIDQIGLKEHLSPTRSNGLVSMVKQMKLYALAFKTQLNNPS is encoded by the coding sequence ATGATAGCATTGACAACGATAGAGGAGAAAGAACAGGAGATCATCGAGGAGTTTTCGCTTTTTGATGATTGGATGGACAAGTACGAGCACATCATCGGACTTGGGAAGGAACTGCCACTGATAGAGGAAAGTCTGAAAACGGACGACTTGCTGATCAAAGGCTGTCAGAGCCGCGTTTGGCTTCATGCCAAGCTGGAAAATAGCAAAGTGATTTTCACAGCCGATAGCGATGCCATCATCACCAAAGGCATAATTAACCTGCTTATCCGGGTGCTTTCTGGCGAAAAACCAGATGATATTGTGAATGCCGACATGACCTTCATCGACCAGATCGGATTGAAGGAGCATTTGTCGCCAACACGTTCGAACGGATTAGTGAGCATGGTGAAGCAGATGAAGCTGTACGCGCTGGCATTCAAAACCCAACTGAACAACCCGTCATGA
- the sufD gene encoding Fe-S cluster assembly protein SufD → MDQGRSSGRSMSEAMTTSILSELISGAKAADAECVLAQEAEAFLAENGIPSKKHEDWKYTNIKRLFDNGLELVSAKDVSFNSVDGVEARLMASMPEGRQPGFTGIHTKEAHAALNTALFEKVLVVRVKKGMQVSDELILNQAIEYAGNNFAATRLLIELEDNASLKCQLHFTGSNASEKSLHNHVTEIFVGQNSQLEFNIVQEITEGNLVNTTEVFCQRDANFTTNTFQLSGKLLRNNLNIRLQGENAETHLNGFYMLKGRELFDNHTLVDHLVPHCDSNETYRGILGGKSTGVFNGKVFVHPDAQKTNGYQQNNNILLTDDATMNSKPELEIYADDVRCSHGSTTGQLDEDAVFYLRARGLDEFGATALLLTAFAGEVLNSVSSEELRNILEQKIQAKLKEMRA, encoded by the coding sequence TTGGATCAAGGACGAAGTAGCGGCAGAAGCATGAGCGAAGCGATGACAACATCGATTTTATCTGAGTTGATTTCAGGGGCGAAAGCTGCCGATGCAGAGTGCGTTTTAGCGCAAGAAGCCGAAGCGTTTCTGGCCGAAAACGGTATTCCATCCAAGAAGCACGAGGATTGGAAATACACCAACATCAAGCGGTTGTTTGATAACGGTTTGGAGTTGGTTTCTGCCAAGGATGTGAGTTTCAATTCCGTTGATGGTGTGGAGGCGCGATTGATGGCATCAATGCCAGAGGGCAGACAGCCAGGTTTCACGGGCATTCACACCAAAGAAGCACATGCGGCTTTGAACACCGCGCTTTTCGAGAAAGTGTTGGTGGTTCGCGTGAAGAAGGGAATGCAGGTTTCGGATGAATTGATCCTGAACCAAGCGATTGAGTATGCTGGAAACAACTTCGCGGCAACGCGGTTACTGATCGAGTTGGAAGACAACGCTTCGCTGAAATGCCAACTGCATTTTACGGGCTCGAATGCTTCGGAGAAATCGCTGCACAATCATGTGACTGAGATCTTCGTTGGGCAGAATTCTCAGCTTGAATTCAATATTGTTCAGGAGATTACCGAAGGAAACTTGGTGAACACTACGGAGGTTTTCTGTCAACGCGATGCGAATTTCACCACCAACACATTCCAGTTGAGCGGAAAATTGCTTCGCAATAACCTTAACATCCGCCTGCAAGGCGAAAACGCAGAAACGCATCTGAACGGTTTCTACATGCTGAAAGGCAGGGAATTGTTCGATAATCACACGTTAGTGGATCACCTCGTGCCGCATTGCGATAGCAACGAAACCTACCGTGGCATTTTGGGTGGAAAGAGTACGGGTGTGTTCAACGGAAAAGTGTTCGTGCATCCTGATGCGCAGAAGACGAACGGCTACCAGCAGAACAACAATATTCTGCTGACCGATGATGCTACTATGAACTCGAAGCCTGAGTTGGAGATCTATGCCGATGACGTGCGTTGCTCGCATGGAAGTACCACGGGTCAGTTGGATGAGGACGCGGTATTTTACCTTCGCGCCAGAGGTTTGGATGAGTTCGGGGCAACAGCTTTGCTACTGACGGCCTTCGCGGGCGAGGTTTTGAACAGCGTTTCGAGCGAAGAATTGCGTAATATTCTCGAACAGAAAATTCAGGCGAAGCTGAAAGAAATGCGAGCATGA
- a CDS encoding type II toxin-antitoxin system RelE/ParE family toxin has protein sequence MVEKEVIWTGEAKFDVQNILDYWIERNGSPTYSEKLLDEFDEMGEQIGKYPSIGKTTEIEDVRYAIVRTYAITYHISENIIHILSVWDERRDPETRPV, from the coding sequence ATGGTTGAAAAAGAAGTGATCTGGACGGGTGAGGCTAAGTTCGATGTCCAGAACATTCTTGATTATTGGATTGAACGGAATGGTTCTCCCACATACTCTGAGAAACTGCTTGATGAGTTCGATGAAATGGGAGAACAGATCGGAAAATATCCTTCAATTGGAAAGACCACGGAAATTGAAGATGTTCGATACGCGATTGTACGAACGTATGCGATTACTTACCACATATCTGAGAACATCATTCACATCCTATCTGTTTGGGATGAGAGACGCGACCCTGAAACACGACCGGTCTGA